A stretch of Microtus pennsylvanicus isolate mMicPen1 chromosome 5, mMicPen1.hap1, whole genome shotgun sequence DNA encodes these proteins:
- the Tut1 gene encoding speckle targeted PIP5K1A-regulated poly(A) polymerase isoform X2: MLTSCQMARAVHERHLWGPSLDAHLKGRKHRDLVQLRATRKAQGLRSVFVSGFPRDVGSAQLSEYFQTFGPVANVVMDKDKGVFAIVEMGDVSAREAVLSQPQHRLGERALRVRPREQKEFQSPASKSPKGVDSNSHQMAQALAEAPDVEAQMVKLVELRELSEAERQLRNLVVALMQEVFTEFFPGCVVHPFGSSINSFDVHGCDLDLFLDLGDMEETQPAPQAPETPEAPSVDSALALSLDSQAVACTPASPLDSPSPASLQDSEALDFETTSSLAPQTPDSALGSDTVTSPQSLPPVSPLQEDRGEGKLGKALELAEASKDEKEEAAAVLELVGSILRGCVPGVYRVQTVPCARRPVVKFCHRPSGLHGDVSLSNRLALYNSRFLNLCSEMDGRVRPLVYTIRCWAQHNGLSGGGPLLNNYALTLLVIYFLQTRDPPVLPTVAQLTQRSGEGEQVEVDGWDCSFPKDASQLEPSTNIEPLSSLLAQFFSCVSSWDLSGSLLSLREGQALLVAGGLPSDLWEGLRLGPMNLQDPFELSHNVAANVTSRVARRLQSCCGAAASYCRSLQFQQRSSRGRDWGLLPLLQPSSPSALLSAKLIPLPPAPFPQIIMALVRVLKEALGCHIEQGTKRPRSEGARTKDSLLGGTNKRQRLDGKEKSCEEGKEEPQGCAGEHGENGVEEKVTELGEAPQDRTLLSSGPPGDLTPMPVKCLDKLAEQKPMEPEVAEEGSKDETGKETSHLSSASWRCALWHQVWQGRRRARRRLQQQTKEEGRGGPPSGTEWLAMEARVTQELKGLNSEQQRPQGEPLLTFVASVSQADQTLSVVPVQDSQGLFPGLHHFLQVFLPQALKNLLK, from the exons ATGCTTACCTCATGCCAGATGGCCAGAGCTGTACACGAGCGACACCTGTGGG GACCCAGCCTAGATGCCCACTTAAAAGGCCGGAAGCACCGGGATCTTGTACAGCTACGAGCTACCAGAAAGGCCCAGGGACTTCGAAGTGTGTTTGTCAGTGGCTTTCCCAGGGATGTGGGTTCTGCTCAGCTTTCTGAGTATTTCCAGACATTTGGCCCTGTGGCCAATGTTGTTATGGACAAGGACAAG GGGGTGTTTGCCATCGTGGAGATGGGAGATGTGAGCGCACGGGAGGCTGTCCTGTCACAGCCCCAGCACAGGCTGGGGGAACGTGCACTGCGTGTCCGGCCGAGGGAGCAGAAGGAGTTCCAGAGCCCAGCCTCCAAGTCTCCCAAAGGAGTGGACTCAAATAGTCACCAGATGGCCCAAGCACTGGCCGAGGCCCCAGATGTGGAGGCACAGATGGTAAAGCTTGTGGAACTGAGGGAGTTGTCTGAGGCAGAGCGGCAGCTTCGGAATCTTGTTGTAGCCCTGATGCAGGAGGTCTTCACAGAGTTCTTCCCTG GCTGTGTGGTCCATCCTTTTGGCTCTTCTATAAACAGCTTTGATGTTCATGGCTGTGATCTGGACCTCTTCTTGGATCTGGGTGATATGGAAGAGACTCAG CCAGCCCCACAGGCTCCAGAGACTCCAGAGGCTCCATCCGTGGACTCAGCCCTTGCTCTTTCTCTGGATTCTCAAGCAGTGGCCTGTACCCCAGCTTCTCCTCTAGACTCACCATCTCCAGCTTCTCTCCAAGATTCCGAGGCCTTGGACTTTGAAACCACATCTTCTCTGGCACCACAGACACCAGATTCTGCTTTGGGCTCTGACACTGTCACTTCTccccagtccctgcctccagttTCACCACTGCAGGAGGATAGGGGAGAGGGGAAACTGGGGAAGGCCCTAGAATTAGCAGAAGCTTCAAAGGACGAGAAGGAGGAGGCGGCAGCAGTCCTAGAGTTGGTGGGCTCTATTCTCCGGGGATGTGTCCCTGGAGTGTACCGAGTCCAAACTGTGCCCTGTGCCCGACGCCCTGTGGTGAAGTTCTGTCATCGGCCTTCAGGTCTTCATGGAGACGTCTCTCTCAGTAACCG GCTGGCCTTATATAACTCCCGGTTCCTGAATCTCTGCTCGGAGATGGATGGTCGAGTCCGTCCCCTTGTGTATACCATACGCTGCTGGGCTCAGCATAATGGCCTGTCAG GGGGCGGCCCCCTTCTCAATAACTACGCCTTGACGTTGCTCGTGATCTACTTCCTTCAGACCAGAGACCCTCCAGTGCTTCCTACTGTGGCCCAGCTCACCCAGAGATCAG GTGAAGGGGAGCAGGTCGAAGTTGATGGCTGGGACTGTAGTTTCCCCAAGGATGCCTCACAGCTGGAGCCAAGCACCAACATAGAGCCTCTCA GTTCCCTGCTGGCCCAGTTCTTCTCCTGTGTTTCTTCCTGGGATCTTTCTGGCTCCCTGCTGTCCCTGCGGGAAGGTCAGGCTTTGCTGGTGGCAGGGGGCCTGCCTTCTGATCTTTGGGAGGGGCTGCGCCTAGGCCCCATGAATCTCCAGGACCCCTTTGAGCTGAGTCACAATGTTGCAGCTAATGTAACCAGTCGAGTGGCTAGACGTCTGCAGAGCTGTTGTGGAGCAGCAGCCAGTTACTGCCGAAGTCTCCAGTTCCAGCAACGTTCTTCCCGGGGCCGGGACTGGGGACTGCTCCCACTTCTGCAGCCCAGCTCCCCTAGCGCCCTGCTGTCTGCCAAGCTCATCCCCTTACCCCCTGCCCCCTTTCCTCAAATCATTATGGCTCTGGTGCGTGTGTTAAAGGAAGCGCTTGGATGCCATATAGAACAGGGAACCAAGAGACCACGGTCAGAAGGAGCCAGAACCAAAGACTCTCTCCTGGGAGGgacaaacaaaagacagagactagatgggaaagagaagagctgtgaggaggggaaagaggagccACAGGGATGTGCAGGGGAGCATGGTGAAAATGGGGTGGAAGAGAAGGTAACAGAGTTGGGAGAGGCACCTCAGGACAGGACCTTGTTGAGCTCTGGAccaccaggggatctgaccccgaTGCCTGTAAAGTGTCTAGACAAGCTGGCTGAGCAGAAGCCCATGGAACCCGAAGTGGCTGAAGAAGGGTCTAAGGAtgagacagggaaggagacatCACACCTGTCATCAGCGAGCTGGCGTTGTGCCCTGTGGCACCAAGTGTGGCAGGGGAGGCGGCGTGCCCGGAGACGATTACAGCAGCAAACcaaagaagaaggcagaggaggtCCCCCCTCTGGAACAGAGTGGCTGGCAATGGAGGCTCGTGTAACCCAGGAACTGAAAGGACTGAACAGTGAGCAACAGAGGCCACAGGGGGAGCCTCTCCTCACTTTTGTGGCATCCGTCTCCCAGGCTGACCAGACACTCAGTGTGGTGCCAGTCCA
- the Mta2 gene encoding metastasis-associated protein MTA2 produces MAANMYRVGDYVYFENSSSNPYLVRRIEELNKTANGNVEAKVVCLFRRRDISSSLNSLADSNAREFEEESKQPGVSEQQRHQLKHRELFLSRQFESLPATHIRGKCSVTLLNETDILNQYLEKEDCFFYSLVFDPVQKTLLADQGEIRVGCKFQAEIPDRLAEGESDNRNQQKMEMKVWDPDNPLTDRQIDQFLVVARAVGTFARALDCSSSIRQPSLHMSAAAASRDITLFHAMDTLQRNGYDLAKAMSTLVPQGGPVLCRDEMEEWSASEAMLFEEALEKYGKDFNDIRQDFLPWKSLASIVQFYYMWKTTDRYIQQKRLKAAEADSKLKQVYIPTYTKPNPNQIISVGSKPGMNGAGFQKGLTCESCHTTQSAQWYAWGPPNMQCRLCASCWIYWKKYGGLKTPTQLEGAARGTTEPHSRGHLSRPEAQSLSPYTTSANRAKLLAKNRQTFLLQTTKLTRLARRMCRDLLQPRRAARRPYAPINANAIKAECSIRLPKAAKTPLKIHPLVRLPLATIVKDLVAQAPLKPKTPRGTKTPINRNQLTQNRGLGGIMVKRSYETMAGAGVPFSANGRPLASGIRSSTQPAAKRQKLNPADAPNPVVFVATKDTRALRKALTHLEMRRAARRPNLPLKVKPTLMAVRPPVPLPAASHPASTNEPIVLED; encoded by the exons gggagttTGAGGAGGAATCAAAGCAGCCAGGGGTCTCGGAGCAGCAGAGACATCAACTAAAGCACCGAGAGCTTTTTCTTTCCCGGCAGTTTGAATCATTACCAGCCACCCACATAAG GGGGAAGTGCAGTGTAACTCTCTTGAACGAAACAGATATCTTGAATCAGTATCTGGAAAAGGAG GACTGCTTTTTTTACTCACTGGTATTTGACCCTGTGCAGAAGACACTTCTAGCTGATCAAGGGGAGATCAGAGTTGGTTGCAAATTCCAAGCTGAGATTCCAGATCGCTTGGCAGAGG GCGAATCGGATAATCGAAACCAACAGAAGATGGAGATGAAAGTCTGGGATCCAGACAACCCTCTCACAGATCGGCAGATTGATCAGTTTCTCGTGGTGGCCCG AGCTGTGGGAACGTTTGCGAGAGCCCTGGACTGCAGCAGCTCCATTCGGCAGCCGAGCTTGCACATGAGTGCGGCTGCTGCGTCCCGAGATATCACCCTG TTCCACGCTATGGACACATTACAGAGGAATGGCTATGACTTGGCCAAGGCCATGTCAACCCTGGTGCCACAGGGGGGCCCAGTGCTCTGTCGCGATGAGATGGAGGAGTGGTCTGCTTCTGAAGCCATGCTGTTTGAAGAGGCTCTGGAGAAGTACGGGAAGGATTTCAATGATATCCGCCAGGACTTT CTCCCCTGGAAGTCACTTGCAAGCATAGTCCAGTTTTACTACATGTGGAAAACCACAGATCGGTATATTCAGCAG AAAAGATTGAAAGCTGCTGAAGCGGACAGCAAATTGAAACAGGTCTACATCCCCACCTA TACGAAGCCAAACCCTAACCAGATCATTTCTGTTGGTTCAAAACCTGGCATGAATGGGGCTGGATTCCAGAAAGGCCTGACCTGTGAGAGCTGTCACA CCACACAGTCTGCCCAGTGGTATGCCTGGGGCCCACCTAACATGCAGTGCCGCCTTTGTGCTTCCTGTTGGATTTACTGGAAGAAGTATGGGGGACTGAAGACCCCAACCCAGCTTGAAGGGGCTGCTCGGGGTACCACA GAACCACACTCGAGAGGTCATTTATCCAGACCCGAAGCTCAAAGTCTCTCCCCCTACACAACCAGCGCTAATCGGGCTAAGTTGCTGGCTAAGAACAGACAAACTTTCTTGCTCCAGACCACAAAACTGACTCGTCTTGCCAGACGGATGTGCAGAGACCTGTTACAGCCAAGAAGGGCTGCCCGAAGACCCTATGCACCTATCAATGCCAATGCCATCAAGGCAGAGT GCTCTATCCGACTTCCCAAGGCTGCCAAGACGCCACTGAAAATTCACCCTTTGGTGCGACTGCCCTTGGCAACCATCGTTAAAGATCTAG TGGCCCAGGCACCTCTGAAACCAAAAACACCTCGGGGCACCAAGACGCCAATCAACAGAAACCAACTGACCCAGAACCGAGGCCTGGGGGGCATTATGGTGAAACGTTCCTACGAGACT ATGGCAGGGGCAGGGGTCCCCTTCTCTGCCAATGGAAGGCCTCTGGCCTCAGGGATTCGTTCAAGCACACAGCCAGCAGCCAAGCGGCAGAAACTAAACCCTGCTGATGCTCCCAATCCTGTGGTATTTGTGGCCACAAAAGATACCAG GGCTTTAAGGAAGGCTCTAACTCATCTGGAAATGCGCCGAGCTGCCCGGAGGCCCAACCTACCGTTGAAGGTGAAGCCAACACTGATGGCAGTTCGGCCCCCTGTTCCTCTGCCAGCAGCCTCACATCCTGCCAGCACCAATGAGCCCATTGTTCTGGAGGATTGA
- the Tut1 gene encoding speckle targeted PIP5K1A-regulated poly(A) polymerase isoform X1 — protein sequence MAAVDSDVVSLPRGRFRCCLCDITTANRPSLDAHLKGRKHRDLVQLRATRKAQGLRSVFVSGFPRDVGSAQLSEYFQTFGPVANVVMDKDKGVFAIVEMGDVSAREAVLSQPQHRLGERALRVRPREQKEFQSPASKSPKGVDSNSHQMAQALAEAPDVEAQMVKLVELRELSEAERQLRNLVVALMQEVFTEFFPGCVVHPFGSSINSFDVHGCDLDLFLDLGDMEETQPAPQAPETPEAPSVDSALALSLDSQAVACTPASPLDSPSPASLQDSEALDFETTSSLAPQTPDSALGSDTVTSPQSLPPVSPLQEDRGEGKLGKALELAEASKDEKEEAAAVLELVGSILRGCVPGVYRVQTVPCARRPVVKFCHRPSGLHGDVSLSNRLALYNSRFLNLCSEMDGRVRPLVYTIRCWAQHNGLSGGGPLLNNYALTLLVIYFLQTRDPPVLPTVAQLTQRSGEGEQVEVDGWDCSFPKDASQLEPSTNIEPLSSLLAQFFSCVSSWDLSGSLLSLREGQALLVAGGLPSDLWEGLRLGPMNLQDPFELSHNVAANVTSRVARRLQSCCGAAASYCRSLQFQQRSSRGRDWGLLPLLQPSSPSALLSAKLIPLPPAPFPQIIMALVRVLKEALGCHIEQGTKRPRSEGARTKDSLLGGTNKRQRLDGKEKSCEEGKEEPQGCAGEHGENGVEEKVTELGEAPQDRTLLSSGPPGDLTPMPVKCLDKLAEQKPMEPEVAEEGSKDETGKETSHLSSASWRCALWHQVWQGRRRARRRLQQQTKEEGRGGPPSGTEWLAMEARVTQELKGLNSEQQRPQGEPLLTFVASVSQADQTLSVVPVQDSQGLFPGLHHFLQVFLPQALKNLLK from the exons ATGGCGGCGGTGGATTCGGATGTTGTATCGCTGCCTCGTGGCCGCTTTCGCTGCTGCCTCTGCGACATTACTACAGCCAACC GACCCAGCCTAGATGCCCACTTAAAAGGCCGGAAGCACCGGGATCTTGTACAGCTACGAGCTACCAGAAAGGCCCAGGGACTTCGAAGTGTGTTTGTCAGTGGCTTTCCCAGGGATGTGGGTTCTGCTCAGCTTTCTGAGTATTTCCAGACATTTGGCCCTGTGGCCAATGTTGTTATGGACAAGGACAAG GGGGTGTTTGCCATCGTGGAGATGGGAGATGTGAGCGCACGGGAGGCTGTCCTGTCACAGCCCCAGCACAGGCTGGGGGAACGTGCACTGCGTGTCCGGCCGAGGGAGCAGAAGGAGTTCCAGAGCCCAGCCTCCAAGTCTCCCAAAGGAGTGGACTCAAATAGTCACCAGATGGCCCAAGCACTGGCCGAGGCCCCAGATGTGGAGGCACAGATGGTAAAGCTTGTGGAACTGAGGGAGTTGTCTGAGGCAGAGCGGCAGCTTCGGAATCTTGTTGTAGCCCTGATGCAGGAGGTCTTCACAGAGTTCTTCCCTG GCTGTGTGGTCCATCCTTTTGGCTCTTCTATAAACAGCTTTGATGTTCATGGCTGTGATCTGGACCTCTTCTTGGATCTGGGTGATATGGAAGAGACTCAG CCAGCCCCACAGGCTCCAGAGACTCCAGAGGCTCCATCCGTGGACTCAGCCCTTGCTCTTTCTCTGGATTCTCAAGCAGTGGCCTGTACCCCAGCTTCTCCTCTAGACTCACCATCTCCAGCTTCTCTCCAAGATTCCGAGGCCTTGGACTTTGAAACCACATCTTCTCTGGCACCACAGACACCAGATTCTGCTTTGGGCTCTGACACTGTCACTTCTccccagtccctgcctccagttTCACCACTGCAGGAGGATAGGGGAGAGGGGAAACTGGGGAAGGCCCTAGAATTAGCAGAAGCTTCAAAGGACGAGAAGGAGGAGGCGGCAGCAGTCCTAGAGTTGGTGGGCTCTATTCTCCGGGGATGTGTCCCTGGAGTGTACCGAGTCCAAACTGTGCCCTGTGCCCGACGCCCTGTGGTGAAGTTCTGTCATCGGCCTTCAGGTCTTCATGGAGACGTCTCTCTCAGTAACCG GCTGGCCTTATATAACTCCCGGTTCCTGAATCTCTGCTCGGAGATGGATGGTCGAGTCCGTCCCCTTGTGTATACCATACGCTGCTGGGCTCAGCATAATGGCCTGTCAG GGGGCGGCCCCCTTCTCAATAACTACGCCTTGACGTTGCTCGTGATCTACTTCCTTCAGACCAGAGACCCTCCAGTGCTTCCTACTGTGGCCCAGCTCACCCAGAGATCAG GTGAAGGGGAGCAGGTCGAAGTTGATGGCTGGGACTGTAGTTTCCCCAAGGATGCCTCACAGCTGGAGCCAAGCACCAACATAGAGCCTCTCA GTTCCCTGCTGGCCCAGTTCTTCTCCTGTGTTTCTTCCTGGGATCTTTCTGGCTCCCTGCTGTCCCTGCGGGAAGGTCAGGCTTTGCTGGTGGCAGGGGGCCTGCCTTCTGATCTTTGGGAGGGGCTGCGCCTAGGCCCCATGAATCTCCAGGACCCCTTTGAGCTGAGTCACAATGTTGCAGCTAATGTAACCAGTCGAGTGGCTAGACGTCTGCAGAGCTGTTGTGGAGCAGCAGCCAGTTACTGCCGAAGTCTCCAGTTCCAGCAACGTTCTTCCCGGGGCCGGGACTGGGGACTGCTCCCACTTCTGCAGCCCAGCTCCCCTAGCGCCCTGCTGTCTGCCAAGCTCATCCCCTTACCCCCTGCCCCCTTTCCTCAAATCATTATGGCTCTGGTGCGTGTGTTAAAGGAAGCGCTTGGATGCCATATAGAACAGGGAACCAAGAGACCACGGTCAGAAGGAGCCAGAACCAAAGACTCTCTCCTGGGAGGgacaaacaaaagacagagactagatgggaaagagaagagctgtgaggaggggaaagaggagccACAGGGATGTGCAGGGGAGCATGGTGAAAATGGGGTGGAAGAGAAGGTAACAGAGTTGGGAGAGGCACCTCAGGACAGGACCTTGTTGAGCTCTGGAccaccaggggatctgaccccgaTGCCTGTAAAGTGTCTAGACAAGCTGGCTGAGCAGAAGCCCATGGAACCCGAAGTGGCTGAAGAAGGGTCTAAGGAtgagacagggaaggagacatCACACCTGTCATCAGCGAGCTGGCGTTGTGCCCTGTGGCACCAAGTGTGGCAGGGGAGGCGGCGTGCCCGGAGACGATTACAGCAGCAAACcaaagaagaaggcagaggaggtCCCCCCTCTGGAACAGAGTGGCTGGCAATGGAGGCTCGTGTAACCCAGGAACTGAAAGGACTGAACAGTGAGCAACAGAGGCCACAGGGGGAGCCTCTCCTCACTTTTGTGGCATCCGTCTCCCAGGCTGACCAGACACTCAGTGTGGTGCCAGTCCA